One Amycolatopsis thermophila DNA segment encodes these proteins:
- a CDS encoding SIR2 family NAD-dependent protein deacylase has protein sequence MNDDGLAKAAELLAGASALLVCAGAGMGVDSGLPDFRGDEGFWRAYPPYARLGLSFAEIADPRHFAEDPELAWGFYGHRLDLYRRTEPHAGFGLLLRHGSRLPGGAAVFTSNVDGQFQRAGFELVAEAHGSIHHLQCTVPCGPDIWPADDVVLHVDESTMKARPPLPSCPNCGGPARPNILMFGDFDWISHRTDAQMRALDEWRRANRDAVVVEVGAGRAVPTVRRYAELASAATGALIRINPREPEVRHNRGISLPHAALPALTALLGS, from the coding sequence ATGAACGACGACGGTCTGGCGAAGGCCGCCGAGCTGCTCGCCGGCGCCTCCGCGCTCCTGGTCTGCGCGGGCGCCGGTATGGGCGTCGATTCGGGGCTACCGGACTTCCGCGGCGACGAGGGCTTCTGGCGCGCCTACCCGCCGTACGCCCGGCTCGGGCTGAGCTTCGCCGAGATCGCCGACCCCCGCCACTTCGCCGAGGACCCCGAGCTGGCGTGGGGGTTCTACGGCCACCGGCTCGACCTGTACCGCCGCACCGAGCCGCACGCCGGTTTCGGTCTGCTGCTGCGGCACGGCTCCCGCCTGCCCGGCGGCGCCGCCGTGTTCACTTCCAATGTGGACGGGCAGTTCCAGCGGGCCGGTTTCGAGCTGGTCGCCGAGGCTCACGGGTCGATCCACCACCTGCAGTGCACCGTCCCCTGTGGACCGGACATCTGGCCCGCGGACGACGTGGTGCTGCACGTCGACGAGTCGACGATGAAGGCCCGGCCGCCACTGCCGTCCTGCCCGAACTGCGGCGGGCCGGCTCGCCCGAACATCCTGATGTTCGGCGACTTCGACTGGATCTCCCACCGCACCGACGCGCAGATGCGGGCGCTCGACGAGTGGCGGCGCGCGAACCGGGACGCCGTCGTCGTCGAGGTGGGCGCCGGGCGCGCGGTGCCGACCGTGCGCCGCTACGCCGAGCTGGCCTCCGCCGCGACCGGTGCCCTGATCCGCATCAACCCGCGCGAGCCGGAGGTCCGGCACAACCGCGGCATCTCGCTCCCCCACGCCGCGCTGCCCGCGCTGACGGCGTTGCTCGGCAGCTGA
- a CDS encoding antibiotic biosynthesis monooxygenase family protein, translating into MAVVKINAIEVPEGAGPELEKRFANRAHSVDGQPGFLGFELLRPVAGENRYFVYTKWESEEAYQAWANGAAKEAHAGQRAKPVASGANLLEFEVVSFD; encoded by the coding sequence ATGGCAGTCGTGAAGATCAACGCGATCGAGGTTCCCGAGGGCGCGGGCCCCGAGCTGGAGAAACGCTTCGCCAACCGGGCGCACTCGGTGGACGGGCAGCCCGGCTTCCTCGGCTTCGAGCTGCTCCGCCCGGTCGCCGGCGAGAACCGCTACTTCGTCTACACGAAGTGGGAGTCCGAAGAGGCCTACCAGGCCTGGGCTAACGGCGCGGCGAAGGAGGCCCACGCGGGCCAGCGCGCGAAGCCGGTGGCCAGCGGGGCGAACCTGCTGGAGTTCGAGGTCGTCTCGTTCGACTGA
- a CDS encoding AAA family ATPase, which produces MGITDEERTLARGLAGDLRKIVRAAAVVVDEDSPAEELIGKITGHLGVEFRQVVLVAQEFPPWEHGCVHRGVEAYLAERGGRAEWFGATGANRTNEELTGILSAARRHGGFELGAVDMATVATGPESAEEVIQFGLVATTAPDGSPAIVAVRGPIAQHGPSAVSRVEVLAADRDTAGAIRDRIDHLARVHDVLRGQVLAFGSSEYRGNELLTFLPRPDLSAEQVVLPAGVLPAIEDHIVGIAEHADRLRRAGQHLKRGLLLHGPPGTGKTHTVRYLMSRLSGSTVIILTGAAMRFIGKAAELARRLQPSILAVEDVDLVAEDRTMPGGGGALLFSLLDAMDGIGADADVTFVLTTNRPEALEAALRDRPGRVDLAVEIPRPDAEGRRKLIELYARGVELRADLEPVVAATDGVTASFIKELLRRAVLHEVRAGADGDRVRVGDKALTTAFRDMQDSRNSLTRSLLGS; this is translated from the coding sequence ATGGGGATCACAGATGAAGAGCGGACACTGGCCCGGGGGCTCGCCGGGGACCTGCGGAAGATTGTCCGGGCGGCGGCCGTCGTGGTCGACGAGGACAGCCCGGCCGAGGAGCTGATCGGCAAGATCACCGGGCACCTCGGGGTCGAGTTCCGGCAGGTCGTGCTGGTCGCGCAGGAGTTCCCGCCGTGGGAGCACGGTTGCGTCCATCGGGGCGTCGAGGCCTACCTCGCCGAGCGCGGCGGGCGGGCGGAGTGGTTCGGCGCCACCGGCGCGAACCGCACGAACGAGGAACTGACGGGCATCCTGTCCGCGGCCCGGCGGCACGGCGGGTTCGAGCTGGGCGCGGTCGACATGGCGACCGTCGCGACCGGACCGGAGTCGGCCGAGGAGGTCATCCAGTTCGGGCTGGTGGCCACCACCGCCCCGGACGGCAGCCCGGCGATCGTCGCGGTGCGCGGGCCGATCGCGCAGCACGGGCCCAGCGCGGTGTCGCGGGTCGAGGTCCTGGCGGCCGACCGCGACACGGCCGGCGCGATCCGCGACCGCATCGACCACCTCGCCCGGGTGCACGACGTGCTGCGCGGGCAGGTCCTCGCGTTCGGCAGCAGCGAGTACCGCGGCAACGAGCTGCTCACGTTCCTGCCGCGCCCGGACCTGAGCGCGGAACAGGTGGTGCTGCCCGCCGGTGTGCTGCCGGCGATCGAGGACCACATCGTCGGCATCGCCGAGCACGCCGACCGGCTCCGGAGGGCGGGGCAGCACCTCAAACGCGGGCTGCTGCTGCACGGCCCGCCGGGCACCGGCAAGACCCACACGGTGCGGTACCTGATGAGCCGCCTGTCCGGCAGCACGGTGATCATCCTGACCGGCGCGGCGATGCGGTTCATCGGCAAGGCCGCGGAGCTGGCGCGGCGGCTGCAGCCGTCCATCCTGGCGGTGGAGGACGTCGACCTGGTCGCCGAGGACCGCACGATGCCCGGTGGCGGTGGGGCGCTGCTGTTCAGCCTGCTCGACGCGATGGACGGGATCGGCGCGGACGCCGACGTCACGTTCGTGCTCACCACGAACCGGCCGGAGGCGCTGGAGGCCGCGCTGCGGGACCGGCCGGGCCGGGTCGACCTGGCGGTGGAGATCCCGCGCCCGGACGCCGAGGGGCGGCGGAAGCTGATCGAGCTGTACGCCCGCGGGGTCGAGCTGCGGGCCGACCTCGAGCCGGTCGTCGCCGCGACCGACGGTGTGACGGCGTCGTTCATCAAGGAACTGCTGCGGCGGGCGGTGCTGCACGAGGTGCGGGCCGGTGCGGACGGCGACCGGGTACGGGTGGGCGACAAGGCGCTGACCACGGCGTTCCGCGACATGCAGGATTCGCGGAACTCACTGACCAGGTCGTTGCTCGGCAGCTGA
- a CDS encoding alpha/beta fold hydrolase has product MARVRVVDFGGAGRPIVLLHGLMGRARTWWRVAQWLRPYGHVVGLDARGHGRAPRVGPWTTEQFVADAAEAVRSLGSPAVLIGHSMGGLHAWALAATHPELVDAVVVEDMAPDQRGKTVETWRGYFESWPVPFQSLAHVRDFFGETGDYFTECMAERDDGWHLMASLDDLYEIAAEWGRREYWSLVEAVKCPLLVIEAEHTLMPPGQQAEMAKRAVRGRHVVAPGAGHVVHDSAPDFYRGAVEAFLSEVLER; this is encoded by the coding sequence ATGGCGCGGGTGAGGGTCGTGGACTTCGGCGGTGCGGGCCGGCCCATCGTGTTGCTGCACGGGCTGATGGGCCGGGCGCGCACCTGGTGGCGGGTGGCGCAGTGGCTGCGGCCGTACGGGCACGTCGTCGGGCTGGACGCGCGCGGGCACGGGCGGGCGCCGCGGGTCGGGCCGTGGACGACGGAACAGTTCGTCGCCGACGCCGCCGAGGCGGTGCGGTCGCTGGGTTCGCCCGCGGTGCTGATCGGGCACTCGATGGGCGGCCTGCACGCGTGGGCCCTGGCGGCGACGCACCCCGAGCTGGTGGACGCCGTGGTGGTCGAGGACATGGCGCCCGACCAGCGCGGCAAGACCGTCGAGACGTGGCGCGGATACTTCGAATCGTGGCCGGTGCCGTTCCAGTCGCTGGCGCACGTGCGGGACTTCTTCGGGGAAACCGGCGACTACTTCACCGAATGCATGGCGGAACGCGACGATGGCTGGCACCTGATGGCCTCGCTGGACGACCTGTACGAGATCGCCGCAGAATGGGGGCGGCGCGAGTACTGGTCCCTGGTGGAGGCCGTGAAGTGCCCATTGCTGGTCATCGAGGCCGAGCACACCCTGATGCCGCCGGGCCAGCAGGCGGAGATGGCGAAGCGGGCGGTGCGGGGACGGCACGTGGTGGCCCCCGGCGCGGGGCACGTGGTGCACGACTCGGCGCCCGACTTCTATCGCGGCGCGGTGGAGGCCTTCCTTTCCGAGGTCCTGGAGCGGTAG
- a CDS encoding A/G-specific adenine glycosylase → MPIDSELLIDWFDSCARDLPWRRPECTPWGVLVSEIMLQQTPVARVEPVWHEWLARWPVPSALAAASHGEVLRAWGKLGYPRRALRLHAAASAIAEEHGDVVPSDVDTLLSLPGIGSYTARAVAAFAYGKRAPVVDTNVRRVVARAVHGAGDAGPPSNTRDMADVAAILPDDEARAARFSAALMELGAVVCTARSPRCADCPVYDDCAWQKAGRPAYSGPAKATQKYAGTDRHVRGLLLDVLRGTPEPVWKSSLDVVWSDAGQRDRCLDSLLVDGLVEQTQDGRFALPGEH, encoded by the coding sequence GTGCCCATCGACTCCGAACTGCTGATCGACTGGTTCGACTCGTGCGCCCGTGACCTGCCGTGGCGGCGGCCGGAGTGCACCCCGTGGGGTGTGCTGGTCAGCGAGATCATGCTGCAGCAGACGCCGGTCGCACGGGTCGAGCCGGTCTGGCACGAGTGGCTGGCGCGGTGGCCGGTGCCGTCGGCGCTGGCGGCGGCGAGCCACGGCGAGGTGCTGCGGGCGTGGGGCAAGCTCGGCTACCCGCGGCGCGCGCTGCGCCTGCACGCGGCCGCTTCGGCTATCGCCGAGGAGCACGGCGACGTCGTCCCGTCCGATGTGGACACGCTGTTGTCGTTGCCCGGCATCGGGTCCTACACGGCACGGGCGGTGGCGGCGTTCGCGTACGGCAAGCGGGCGCCGGTGGTGGACACGAACGTGCGGCGCGTGGTGGCACGGGCGGTCCACGGCGCGGGTGACGCGGGGCCGCCGTCGAACACGCGCGACATGGCCGACGTGGCCGCGATCCTGCCCGACGACGAGGCACGAGCGGCGCGGTTCTCGGCGGCGCTGATGGAGCTGGGCGCGGTCGTGTGCACGGCCCGCTCGCCGCGGTGCGCGGACTGCCCGGTGTACGACGACTGCGCCTGGCAGAAGGCCGGCCGGCCCGCCTACAGCGGCCCGGCGAAGGCGACGCAGAAGTACGCCGGGACGGACCGGCACGTGCGGGGCCTGCTGCTGGACGTGCTGCGCGGGACGCCGGAACCGGTGTGGAAGTCGAGCCTGGACGTGGTCTGGTCGGACGCCGGCCAGCGCGACCGGTGCCTGGACTCGCTGCTCGTGGACGGCCTGGTGGAGCAAACCCAAGACGGACGATTCGCCCTCCCCGGCGAACACTAG
- a CDS encoding beta-class carbonic anhydrase, which yields MTAIDTLLQRNTELTDPVLGDRSTASPSMKIAILTCMDARIRVFEIFGLIQGEAHILRNAGGVVTDDVVRSLSLSQRKLGTEEVLIMQHTACGLSTVTEDGFKDELEEAGGVRPTWAVEAFRDVEDSVRRSMRRVRTSRYLPHTDKVRGFVYDVFTGKVTEVQDN from the coding sequence GTGACCGCGATCGACACCCTGCTGCAGCGCAACACCGAACTGACCGACCCCGTGCTGGGCGACCGTTCCACGGCCAGCCCGTCGATGAAGATCGCCATCCTGACCTGCATGGACGCCCGCATCCGGGTGTTCGAGATCTTCGGCCTGATCCAGGGTGAAGCGCACATCCTGCGCAACGCCGGCGGTGTGGTCACCGACGACGTGGTGCGGTCGCTGTCGCTGTCGCAGCGCAAGCTGGGCACCGAAGAGGTGCTGATCATGCAGCACACGGCGTGCGGCCTGTCGACCGTCACCGAGGACGGCTTCAAGGACGAGCTGGAAGAGGCCGGCGGCGTGCGGCCGACGTGGGCGGTCGAGGCGTTCCGGGACGTGGAGGACAGCGTGCGGCGGTCGATGCGCCGCGTGCGGACCAGCCGGTACCTGCCGCACACGGACAAGGTGCGCGGGTTCGTCTACGACGTGTTCACCGGCAAGGTCACCGAAGTGCAGGACAACTAG
- a CDS encoding LacI family DNA-binding transcriptional regulator: MGRPMRMRRQATLASLAAELGVSRTTVSNAYNRPDQLSPELRKRVLETARRLGYPGPDPVARSLRTRKAGAVGLLLTENLSYAFRDPAAIGVLEGLALACEDAGVGLHLVPASPGRDDVAAVHRAGVDGFVVYSVPDDDPHLGAVLARPVPTVIIDQPRIEGVDRVGPDDTTAVTALAEHIIGLGHRQIGVLCMRLARDRNDGFAYLDRQQSAHFHVQRARLEAMSKAFAKVGVDWSTVPVVERFEHTMDDGAAAARQLLDANPQVTALLCTSDILALGALAEANRRGLRVPADLTVTGFDGIAEAERAGLTTVHQPVLEKGRAAGKLLLSSGDHVKPRIITLHTQLRIGTTSAPPRTMEQHWFGP, from the coding sequence ATGGGGCGTCCTATGCGCATGAGGCGACAGGCGACGTTGGCGTCGCTCGCCGCGGAGCTCGGCGTGTCGCGGACCACCGTGTCCAACGCGTACAACCGCCCGGACCAGCTGTCTCCCGAACTGCGCAAGCGCGTGCTGGAAACGGCCCGGCGCCTGGGCTACCCCGGCCCGGACCCGGTGGCGCGGTCGCTGCGCACCCGCAAGGCCGGCGCGGTCGGACTGCTGCTCACCGAGAACCTGTCCTACGCCTTCCGCGACCCGGCCGCGATCGGCGTGCTCGAAGGTCTCGCGTTGGCGTGCGAGGACGCCGGCGTCGGCCTGCACCTGGTGCCGGCCAGCCCCGGCCGCGACGACGTGGCCGCCGTGCACCGGGCGGGCGTCGACGGGTTCGTCGTCTATTCGGTGCCGGACGACGACCCGCACCTGGGCGCCGTGCTGGCGCGTCCGGTGCCGACGGTGATCATCGACCAGCCCCGCATCGAGGGTGTCGACCGCGTCGGCCCGGACGACACCACCGCCGTGACCGCGCTCGCCGAGCACATCATCGGGCTCGGGCACCGCCAGATCGGCGTCCTGTGCATGCGGCTGGCGCGTGACCGCAACGACGGCTTCGCCTACCTGGACCGGCAGCAGAGCGCGCACTTCCACGTGCAGCGCGCCCGGCTGGAGGCGATGTCGAAGGCGTTCGCCAAGGTCGGTGTCGACTGGTCGACCGTGCCGGTGGTCGAGCGGTTCGAGCACACCATGGACGACGGCGCGGCCGCGGCCCGCCAGCTGCTCGACGCCAACCCGCAGGTGACCGCCCTGCTGTGCACCTCGGACATCCTCGCGCTGGGCGCGCTCGCGGAGGCGAACCGGCGCGGTCTGCGGGTGCCGGCGGACCTGACGGTGACCGGTTTCGACGGCATCGCCGAGGCCGAGCGGGCCGGGCTGACGACGGTGCACCAGCCGGTCCTGGAGAAGGGCCGGGCCGCGGGCAAGCTGCTGCTGTCCTCCGGTGACCACGTGAAGCCGCGGATCATCACGCTCCACACGCAACTGCGGATCGGCACGACGTCCGCACCGCCGCGCACGATGGAGCAGCACTGGTTCGGGCCGTGA
- a CDS encoding metal ABC transporter solute-binding protein, Zn/Mn family, with amino-acid sequence MSFPRLLGLASAATALALGLTACGGGNTGSDTGGRIDVVASTNVWGSVLSAVGGDQVAVTAIIDDPSADPHSYETTPEDAIAAQKAQLTLANGGGYDDFFGKLADQAASARKLNAYDIGATGDENEHVWYSFTTVAKVADQVAAELGRIKPDAAQTFTANATNFKAQLDQLTRKAAQIGSSHPGTKILVTEPVAHYLVQEAGITDATPERFSEAVEEETDVPPAAVAEVNDLITGKQVRALINNEQTVTPVTGQVVATANGAGVPVVGVTETLPAGTTDYIAWMTGEVDDLAKALNS; translated from the coding sequence ATGAGTTTCCCCCGCCTGCTCGGTCTCGCGTCCGCTGCGACGGCCCTCGCCCTCGGCCTCACGGCCTGTGGCGGGGGTAACACCGGGAGCGACACCGGCGGCAGGATCGACGTCGTCGCCTCGACCAACGTCTGGGGCAGCGTGCTGTCCGCCGTCGGGGGCGACCAGGTGGCGGTCACCGCGATCATCGACGACCCGAGCGCCGACCCGCACTCCTACGAGACCACCCCCGAGGACGCCATCGCCGCCCAGAAGGCCCAGCTGACCCTGGCCAACGGCGGAGGCTACGACGACTTCTTCGGCAAGCTCGCCGACCAGGCCGCGAGCGCCCGCAAGCTCAACGCGTACGACATCGGCGCGACCGGCGACGAGAACGAGCACGTCTGGTACAGCTTCACCACCGTGGCCAAGGTCGCCGACCAGGTCGCCGCCGAGCTCGGCCGGATCAAGCCGGACGCCGCGCAGACCTTCACCGCCAACGCCACGAACTTCAAGGCCCAGCTCGACCAGCTGACCCGGAAGGCCGCCCAGATCGGCAGCAGCCACCCGGGCACGAAGATCCTGGTCACCGAGCCGGTCGCGCACTACCTGGTCCAGGAGGCCGGGATCACCGACGCGACCCCGGAGCGGTTCTCCGAGGCCGTCGAGGAGGAGACCGACGTCCCGCCCGCCGCGGTGGCCGAGGTGAACGACCTGATCACCGGCAAGCAGGTCCGCGCGCTGATCAACAACGAGCAGACGGTCACCCCGGTCACCGGGCAGGTCGTGGCCACGGCGAACGGGGCCGGTGTCCCCGTGGTGGGCGTGACCGAAACGCTGCCCGCCGGTACGACGGACTACATTGCCTGGATGACCGGCGAAGTCGACGACCTGGCGAAGGCGCTGAACTCTTGA
- a CDS encoding metal ABC transporter ATP-binding protein: protein MSPAVEISGATLAFGSRTLWSGLDLAVEPGEFVAVLGPNGSGKTSLLKVLLGLQHLSRGSVRIHSGRPVGYVPQQRAMSEALTLRGVDLVGLGLDGHRWGTGLRGLAERRRRVSAAVAAVGAESYAKQPVGKLSGGEQQRLRVAQALVGEPDVLLCDEPLLSLDLAHQRAVSELIDARRREAGTAVLFVTHEINPILPYVDRVLYLVEGRFRIGRPEVVMTSETLSELYRARVEVVRVGGQIHVAGARSAVCEDEPHHLDERVS from the coding sequence TTGAGCCCCGCGGTGGAGATCTCCGGCGCGACCCTCGCGTTCGGTTCGCGCACCCTGTGGTCCGGTTTGGACCTCGCGGTCGAGCCCGGCGAGTTCGTCGCCGTGCTCGGCCCGAACGGGTCCGGCAAGACCAGCCTGCTGAAGGTGCTGCTCGGTCTGCAGCACCTGTCCCGCGGCAGCGTGCGCATCCACAGCGGCCGCCCGGTCGGGTACGTCCCGCAGCAGCGGGCGATGTCCGAGGCGCTGACGCTGCGCGGTGTGGACCTGGTCGGCCTCGGGCTCGACGGGCACCGCTGGGGCACCGGGCTGCGAGGTCTGGCCGAGCGACGGCGGCGCGTGTCGGCCGCCGTGGCGGCCGTCGGCGCCGAGTCCTACGCGAAGCAGCCGGTGGGCAAGCTGTCCGGCGGTGAGCAGCAGCGGCTGCGGGTGGCGCAGGCCCTCGTCGGCGAGCCGGACGTGCTGCTGTGCGACGAGCCGCTGCTGTCGCTGGACCTCGCGCACCAGCGGGCGGTGAGCGAGCTGATCGACGCCCGCCGCCGCGAGGCCGGCACCGCGGTGCTGTTCGTGACGCACGAGATCAACCCGATCCTGCCCTATGTGGACCGCGTGCTGTACCTGGTCGAGGGCCGGTTCCGGATCGGCAGGCCGGAGGTCGTGATGACCTCGGAGACCCTGTCCGAGCTGTACCGGGCGCGCGTGGAGGTGGTCCGCGTCGGCGGGCAGATCCACGTCGCCGGCGCGCGCAGCGCGGTCTGCGAGGACGAACCCCACCACCTGGACGAGCGCGTCTCGTGA
- a CDS encoding metal ABC transporter permease: MDKLFDFGLTAQLLGLPFVQTALLAAAVLGLVAGVLGPLIVTRRMSFAVHGTAELAFTGAAGALLLGVGVEFGALAGAVIAALLLGLLGGRESDRDSVIGAILSFGLGLGVLFLWFYPGRAANKFGILVGQIVSIETTNLIVLVIAALVVLAILAFIYRPLLFASVDPHVAAARGVPARTLSVVFAVLVGVATALGVQIVGALLVVAMMVTPAAAAARLTANPWKATVLAIVFAETAALGGIILSLAPGAPVSAFVTAIAFIIYLVCRLVAHLRDRAARVTEGSAAVAPAAP; encoded by the coding sequence ATGGACAAGCTCTTCGACTTCGGCCTGACCGCGCAGCTGCTGGGGCTGCCGTTCGTGCAGACCGCCCTGCTCGCCGCGGCCGTCCTCGGTCTCGTCGCGGGCGTCCTCGGCCCGCTGATCGTGACGCGGCGGATGTCCTTCGCCGTGCACGGCACCGCCGAACTGGCCTTCACCGGCGCCGCCGGTGCGCTGCTGCTCGGAGTCGGTGTCGAGTTCGGGGCGCTCGCCGGCGCGGTGATCGCCGCGCTGCTGCTCGGCCTGCTCGGCGGGCGGGAGTCCGATCGCGACTCGGTGATCGGCGCGATCCTGTCCTTCGGGCTCGGCCTCGGCGTGCTGTTCCTGTGGTTCTACCCGGGCCGCGCGGCCAACAAGTTCGGCATCCTGGTTGGCCAGATCGTGTCGATCGAGACGACCAACCTGATCGTGCTGGTCATCGCCGCGCTCGTGGTGCTGGCGATCCTCGCGTTCATCTACCGGCCGCTGTTGTTCGCCAGCGTCGACCCGCACGTCGCGGCCGCGCGCGGGGTTCCGGCGCGCACGCTGTCGGTCGTGTTCGCGGTGCTCGTCGGTGTCGCGACGGCGCTGGGTGTGCAGATCGTCGGCGCGCTGCTGGTGGTCGCGATGATGGTGACCCCGGCGGCCGCGGCCGCGCGGCTGACCGCCAACCCGTGGAAGGCGACCGTGCTGGCGATCGTGTTCGCCGAGACCGCGGCGCTCGGCGGTATCATCCTGTCGCTCGCGCCGGGTGCTCCGGTGAGCGCGTTCGTCACCGCGATCGCGTTCATCATCTACCTGGTGTGCCGGCTGGTCGCCCACCTCCGCGACCGGGCCGCCCGCGTCACCGAGGGTTCTGCTGCAGTTGCGCCTGCAGCGCCGTGA
- a CDS encoding alginate O-acetyltransferase AlgX-related protein, whose product MAHEPQQLPAVHEAWLPREHSLHRPRHGGRQLTALISAIVFFTTPALLWVFGARPAEIENRHLAGFPSLGDGWAFFTSLPGWATDQLSFRSAAIEAADWVSRTFFGETPPRDQGGTTGTGPLPGSPPPTQTQGENDQPTTSGPLDQAGYRQVIEGRNGWLYFGYDAEAKCDPVRMLPDTLDRMTRLRTMIEASGRKFVWVVAPDKSTMVPENLPASYPGRDCHQAAEAPTWQQIDAAGAVDLRPALTAEAQRAGRPVYPSNDTHWTDEGSLVMTRAVAEAVQPGITATWQSKKVGSYTVAADLPPLLGKKADKTNVLYDLRPDGVVDRAGQTIADIETPSYRFASPMSSTVNEKTLFYGDSFTKASSRYLAAGFANLTMLAYFTPKTDQAQAIGMFVNSDVVVLETVERSVSSGQLPFLDDKFLTALQAQLQQNPR is encoded by the coding sequence GTGGCGCACGAACCGCAGCAGCTCCCCGCGGTGCACGAGGCGTGGCTTCCCCGCGAGCACTCCCTGCACCGGCCCCGGCACGGCGGCCGCCAGCTCACCGCGTTGATCAGCGCGATCGTGTTCTTCACGACCCCGGCGCTGCTGTGGGTGTTCGGCGCGCGGCCGGCGGAGATCGAGAACCGGCACCTCGCCGGGTTCCCCAGCCTCGGCGACGGCTGGGCGTTCTTCACCAGCCTGCCCGGCTGGGCCACCGACCAGCTGAGTTTCCGCAGTGCCGCGATCGAGGCCGCGGACTGGGTGAGCCGCACGTTCTTCGGTGAGACCCCGCCGCGCGACCAGGGCGGCACCACCGGAACCGGGCCGCTGCCGGGCAGCCCACCGCCCACCCAGACGCAGGGCGAGAACGACCAGCCGACCACGTCCGGTCCGCTCGACCAGGCCGGCTACCGGCAGGTGATCGAGGGCCGCAACGGCTGGCTCTACTTCGGCTACGACGCCGAGGCCAAGTGCGATCCGGTCCGGATGCTGCCGGACACGCTGGACCGGATGACGCGGCTCCGCACGATGATCGAGGCGTCCGGCCGCAAGTTCGTGTGGGTCGTCGCGCCGGACAAGTCCACGATGGTGCCGGAGAACCTGCCCGCCAGCTATCCCGGCCGGGACTGCCACCAGGCCGCGGAGGCGCCGACGTGGCAGCAGATCGACGCCGCGGGCGCGGTGGACCTGCGGCCCGCGCTGACCGCCGAGGCGCAGCGGGCCGGGCGCCCGGTCTACCCGTCCAACGACACCCACTGGACCGACGAGGGGTCGCTGGTGATGACCCGCGCGGTCGCCGAAGCCGTGCAGCCGGGCATCACCGCCACCTGGCAGAGCAAGAAGGTCGGCAGCTACACGGTGGCCGCCGACCTGCCTCCCCTGCTGGGCAAGAAGGCCGACAAGACGAACGTGCTCTACGACCTGCGTCCGGACGGTGTGGTCGACCGGGCCGGGCAGACCATCGCCGACATCGAGACACCGTCCTACCGGTTCGCGTCACCGATGTCCTCCACGGTGAACGAGAAGACCCTGTTCTACGGCGACTCGTTCACCAAGGCGTCCTCGCGGTACCTGGCGGCCGGGTTCGCGAACCTGACGATGCTCGCCTACTTCACGCCGAAGACCGACCAGGCCCAGGCGATCGGCATGTTCGTCAACTCCGACGTGGTCGTGCTGGAGACCGTGGAGCGCAGCGTCTCCAGCGGTCAGCTGCCCTTCCTCGACGACAAGTTCCTCACGGCGCTGCAGGCGCAACTGCAGCAGAACCCTCGGTGA